From the Rhodothalassiaceae bacterium genome, one window contains:
- a CDS encoding D-2-hydroxyacid dehydrogenase, with protein MKDGLTDAEIAAFAEALPADSWTRDPERIAPHLVEWRGAWHGRTPLLLLPKTTAEVAAALKVAHARRIPIVPQGGNTGLVGGGVPDETGRSVLLSLQRLRRIRRIEEAGRLMVAEAGVTLAEADAAAADKGLRFPLSIASGGSATVGGAIATNAGGVHVLRHGSMRALTLGVEAVLADGTVIDELRRVHKDNTGYALTPLIVGSEGTLAVVTAAVLQLVPRPAALAAALVATDSVDGALSVFLQAEKRLGARLEAAEFFPRFGLELVLRHIPATRDPFPAPHPAYLLLEAAGEDPAALAGSMEDLLGAALDAGVIRDAVIAKNEGERRALWRLRESLSEAQKKEGASLKHDVAVPLDALSAFLAEAEAFIAAELPGARPCIFGHLGDGSLHLNIQAPAGADADAQRAFRARWPEVQRAIHDLVVAHGGSIAAEHGIGRLKREEIARLGDPGRIDAMRRIKRALDPAGILNPGVLLPPTPPPRSRS; from the coding sequence ATGAAGGACGGCCTCACGGATGCCGAGATCGCGGCATTCGCCGAGGCTCTGCCCGCGGATTCCTGGACCCGCGACCCGGAGCGGATCGCCCCGCATCTCGTCGAGTGGCGGGGAGCCTGGCATGGCCGCACGCCGCTTCTGCTGCTGCCGAAGACGACCGCCGAGGTCGCCGCCGCTCTCAAGGTCGCCCATGCGAGGCGGATCCCCATCGTTCCCCAGGGCGGCAACACGGGGCTGGTCGGCGGCGGCGTGCCGGACGAGACGGGCCGGTCCGTGCTGCTGTCGCTGCAGCGCCTGCGGCGCATCCGTCGGATCGAGGAGGCGGGCCGCCTGATGGTGGCGGAGGCCGGCGTGACGCTTGCCGAGGCCGACGCCGCGGCCGCGGACAAGGGCCTGCGCTTCCCGCTTTCCATCGCCTCCGGCGGCTCGGCAACCGTGGGCGGGGCTATCGCGACCAATGCCGGCGGTGTCCATGTGCTGCGGCATGGCAGCATGCGCGCGCTCACCCTCGGGGTGGAGGCGGTGCTTGCCGACGGCACCGTCATCGACGAGCTGCGCCGCGTCCACAAGGACAATACGGGCTATGCGCTCACCCCGCTCATCGTCGGCAGCGAGGGCACGCTCGCCGTGGTGACCGCCGCCGTGCTCCAGCTCGTGCCGCGTCCGGCGGCGCTTGCGGCGGCTCTTGTGGCGACGGATTCGGTGGACGGGGCGCTTTCCGTCTTCCTGCAGGCCGAAAAGCGGCTGGGCGCGCGGCTGGAGGCGGCGGAATTCTTTCCGCGCTTCGGGCTCGAGCTCGTGCTCCGCCACATTCCGGCGACCCGCGATCCCTTCCCAGCACCCCACCCCGCCTATCTGCTGCTGGAGGCGGCCGGCGAGGATCCGGCCGCCCTCGCCGGGTCGATGGAGGACCTGCTGGGGGCCGCACTCGATGCCGGCGTCATCCGCGACGCCGTCATCGCCAAGAACGAGGGCGAGCGGCGGGCGCTGTGGCGGCTGCGCGAGAGCCTGTCGGAAGCGCAGAAGAAGGAGGGCGCCTCGCTCAAGCATGACGTGGCGGTCCCGCTTGATGCCCTTTCCGCCTTTCTTGCCGAGGCCGAGGCCTTCATCGCCGCCGAGCTGCCCGGGGCGCGGCCGTGCATCTTCGGGCATCTCGGCGACGGCAGTCTCCACCTCAACATCCAGGCCCCCGCCGGCGCGGATGCGGATGCGCAGCGCGCCTTCCGCGCCCGCTGGCCCGAAGTCCAGCGCGCGATCCACGATCTCGTCGTCGCCCATGGCGGCTCGATCGCGGCCGAGCACGGCATCGGCCGGCTGAAGCGCGAGGAGATCGCCCGGCTCGGCGATCCCGGCCGGATCGATGCCATGCGCCGCATCAAGCGCGCCCTCGATCCCGCTGGAATCCTCAACCCCGGCGTACTGCTCCCGCCCACGCCGCCGCCGAGATCCCGGTCTTGA
- a CDS encoding threonylcarbamoyl-AMP synthase translates to MSDRTETASRATAREGSAARILPAAAESALAEAVEALAAGRLVGMPTETVYGLAADALNPAAVARIFAAKGRPRFNPLIVHVTGRDMAAGIAEIPPAAESLIARFWPGPLTLVLDRRQDAPVAELATAGLPTIALRAPAHPVARELIARLGRPVVAPSANRSGHVSPTTAAHVAADLGAEVAVILDAGPSAVGIESTVVRVEADGRWRPLRPGAVTEEEIAALLGPPAGDAPDSPDRPLSPGRLLRHYAPTKPLRIDVTRPGRDEFYIGFGRQRADANLSERGDLTEAAARLFALLREAEASTKPRIAVAPIPDEGLGRAIRDRLIRAAAGSGEKEGEG, encoded by the coding sequence ATGTCCGATCGCACGGAAACCGCATCCCGCGCAACCGCCCGGGAAGGGAGCGCCGCGCGCATCCTGCCGGCGGCGGCCGAATCCGCCCTCGCCGAGGCGGTGGAGGCGCTCGCGGCGGGCAGGCTCGTCGGCATGCCCACCGAGACGGTCTACGGGCTGGCCGCCGACGCCTTGAACCCCGCGGCGGTCGCGCGGATCTTCGCCGCGAAGGGCAGACCGCGCTTCAACCCGCTGATCGTGCATGTGACGGGTCGCGACATGGCGGCGGGGATCGCCGAAATCCCGCCGGCCGCCGAGTCCCTCATCGCCCGCTTCTGGCCCGGGCCGCTCACCCTCGTGCTCGACCGCCGACAGGATGCCCCCGTGGCGGAGCTTGCGACCGCCGGGCTGCCGACGATCGCGCTGCGCGCGCCCGCCCATCCGGTGGCGCGCGAGCTGATCGCGCGGCTGGGGCGTCCGGTGGTCGCGCCGTCCGCGAACCGCTCGGGCCATGTCAGCCCCACGACGGCCGCGCATGTGGCGGCGGACCTGGGTGCGGAGGTCGCGGTGATCCTTGATGCCGGGCCCTCGGCGGTCGGCATCGAATCGACGGTGGTGCGGGTGGAGGCGGACGGGCGCTGGCGGCCGCTGCGACCCGGCGCGGTGACGGAGGAGGAGATCGCGGCCCTGCTCGGTCCGCCGGCCGGCGATGCGCCCGACAGCCCCGACCGGCCGCTTTCCCCGGGCCGGCTGCTGAGGCATTATGCGCCGACGAAGCCGCTCCGGATCGACGTGACGAGGCCCGGGCGGGACGAGTTCTACATCGGCTTCGGCAGGCAGCGGGCCGATGCGAACCTGAGCGAGCGGGGAGATCTGACGGAAGCGGCCGCGCGCCTGTTCGCGCTCCTGCGGGAGGCGGAGGCAAGCACCAAGCCGCGCATCGCCGTCGCCCCGATCCCCGACGAAGGGCTGGGACGGGCGATCCGCGACCGGCTGATCCGCGCGGCGGCGGGATCGGGCGAAAAGGAAGGGGAGGGATAA
- a CDS encoding acyl-CoA dehydrogenase, which yields MTGYRPPVDDILAALDAAAGLAALAETERFAEAGGELARQVVEEGGRMAAELAAPLDQPGDRTGARFENGVVRMPDGFADVYRAYCEAGWNGIAADPAYGGGGLPFVLALAVQECWTAANMAFSLCPMLNQGAIEALSQHGSPELKARYLPKLVSGEWTGTMCLTEPQAGSDVGALKTRAEPAGDGSYRLFGQKIFITYGEHDMAENIIHLVLARLPDAPAGTKGISLFLVPKFLPDADGRPGARNDVACLSIEHKLGIHASPTCVMGFGERGEGAVGFLVGEENRGMRHMFTMMNHARINVGLQGVAIAERAFQRALAFARERLQGRDPVSGAHPAPIIAHADVRRMLMRMKALTLAARAIVYHTGSAVDRAHALADAQARAAAQMRADLLTPVAKAFSTDIGVEAASLGIQVHGGMGYIEETGAAQHLRDARIAPIYEGTNGIQAMDLVTRKIPMADGGAFRALAAEIREEAAGWRDGDPRASFAAAIRAAADRLEKASAWVLTALKEGRELDAHAAAAPLVQLYGGVVGAWLLAREPIAADAEGAAAMRAVARRFFIAQILPEKLAQWDAITAGADVLYALPAEAWR from the coding sequence ATGACCGGATACCGCCCGCCCGTGGACGACATTCTGGCCGCGCTCGATGCGGCCGCGGGGCTTGCCGCGCTTGCCGAAACGGAACGCTTCGCCGAGGCCGGCGGCGAGCTCGCCCGCCAGGTGGTGGAGGAGGGCGGACGCATGGCGGCCGAGCTTGCCGCGCCGCTCGACCAGCCGGGAGACCGCACGGGCGCGCGCTTCGAGAACGGCGTCGTGCGCATGCCGGACGGTTTTGCGGACGTCTACCGCGCCTATTGCGAGGCGGGCTGGAACGGGATCGCCGCCGATCCCGCATACGGCGGGGGCGGGCTGCCCTTCGTGCTGGCGCTGGCGGTCCAGGAATGCTGGACGGCGGCCAACATGGCCTTCTCGCTGTGCCCGATGCTGAACCAGGGCGCGATCGAGGCGCTCTCGCAGCACGGAAGCCCCGAGCTCAAGGCCCGCTATCTGCCGAAGCTCGTCTCCGGCGAATGGACGGGGACGATGTGTCTGACCGAGCCGCAGGCGGGCTCGGACGTCGGCGCGCTCAAGACCCGTGCGGAGCCCGCGGGCGACGGCAGCTACCGCCTCTTCGGTCAGAAGATCTTCATCACCTACGGCGAGCACGACATGGCCGAGAACATCATCCATCTCGTGCTCGCGCGGCTGCCGGATGCGCCGGCCGGCACGAAGGGCATCTCGCTGTTTCTGGTGCCGAAATTCCTGCCGGATGCGGACGGCCGGCCGGGCGCGCGCAACGATGTCGCCTGTCTGTCCATCGAGCACAAGCTCGGCATCCATGCGAGCCCGACCTGCGTGATGGGTTTCGGCGAGCGGGGCGAGGGCGCCGTCGGCTTCCTCGTCGGCGAAGAGAACCGCGGCATGCGCCACATGTTCACGATGATGAACCATGCGCGCATCAATGTCGGCCTGCAGGGGGTGGCGATCGCCGAGCGCGCCTTCCAGCGGGCGCTCGCCTTCGCGCGCGAGCGGCTGCAGGGCCGCGATCCGGTGAGCGGTGCGCATCCCGCGCCGATCATCGCGCATGCGGACGTGCGGCGGATGCTGATGCGGATGAAGGCGTTGACGCTGGCCGCGCGCGCCATCGTCTATCACACCGGCTCGGCCGTGGACCGCGCCCATGCGCTGGCGGATGCGCAGGCGCGCGCCGCGGCCCAGATGCGCGCGGATCTGCTGACCCCCGTCGCCAAGGCGTTTTCGACGGACATCGGGGTGGAAGCCGCCTCTCTCGGCATCCAGGTCCATGGCGGCATGGGCTACATCGAGGAGACGGGCGCGGCCCAGCATCTGCGCGATGCGCGGATCGCGCCGATCTACGAGGGCACGAACGGCATCCAGGCGATGGACCTCGTCACCCGCAAGATCCCGATGGCCGACGGCGGCGCCTTCCGGGCGCTCGCGGCGGAGATCCGGGAGGAGGCGGCCGGCTGGCGGGACGGGGACCCGCGCGCGTCCTTCGCCGCCGCCATCCGCGCGGCCGCCGACCGGCTGGAGAAGGCGAGCGCATGGGTGCTGACGGCGCTCAAAGAGGGCCGCGAGCTCGACGCCCATGCCGCGGCCGCGCCGCTGGTGCAGCTCTATGGCGGGGTGGTGGGCGCCTGGCTTCTCGCGCGCGAGCCGATCGCGGCCGACGCCGAGGGTGCCGCGGCGATGCGCGCTGTGGCCCGGCGCTTCTTCATCGCGCAGATCCTGCCCGAGAAGCTCGCACAGTGGGATGCGATCACCGCCGGTGCCGACGTCCTCTATGCGCTCCCCGCCGAGGCGTGGCGGTGA
- the uvrA gene encoding UvrABC system protein A encodes MTRFISIRGAREHNLKSIDLDLPRDRLIVITGLSGSGKSSLAFDTIYAEGQRRYVESLSAYARQFLEMMQKPDVDHIEGLSPAISIEQKTTSRNPRSTVGTVTEIYDYMRLLWARIGVPYSPATGEPITAQTVSQMVDRLMALDEGTRLYLLAPIVRGRKGEYRKELKELQRRGFQRVKIDGGFYDIEEAPALDKKFKHEISVVVDRIVIREGLETRLADSLETALELADGLAVAEFADPGPDGRPREPILFSAKFACPVSGFTIEEIEPRLFSFNSPYGACPECDGLGVKLVFDPELIVPDPDRSLRDGAIDPWNRGIVAYYRQLLESLASGFGIDLDRPWRELPEEQRRLILEGSGDEAVTFRLNDGRRSFRVTRPFEGVIAHLERRWRESESAWIRDEISRYQVEHVCPACGGHRLKPEALAVKIAGRHIGEVTALSVKDALAWFAALPDRLSEKERAIADKVLREIGERLGFLQNVGLEYLTLSRAAGTLSGGEAQRIRLASQIGSGLTGVLYVLDEPSIGLHQRDNARLIATLERLRDLGNTVIVVEHDEEAIRAADHIVDMGPGAGEHGGEVVAQGTLSDIMAAPRSLTGAYLAGRREIPVPAERRPADGPRLVLRGARAHNLKNIDVAIPLGCFVCVTGVSGSGKSTLINETLYKALARQIMGARRVPAEHDAIEGLEHLDKVIDIDQSPIGRTPRSNPATYTGAFTPIREWFAGLPEAKARGYRPGRFSFNVRGGRCEACQGDGVIKIEMHFLPDVYVTCDQCKGARYNRETLEIRYRGRSIADVLDMTVEEAHRFFEAVPAIRNRLEMLERVGLGYIRVGQQATTLSGGEAQRVKLAKELSRRATGRTLYILDEPTTGLHFEDVRKLLEVLQALVDQGNTVLVIEHNLDVIKCADWIIDLGPEGGDAGGRIVAEGTPEDVARVAESHTGRYLARILSRTAAPAHSAAE; translated from the coding sequence ATGACCCGCTTCATCAGCATCCGCGGCGCGCGGGAGCACAATCTGAAATCCATCGATCTCGATCTGCCGCGCGACCGGCTGATCGTGATCACGGGGCTGTCCGGCTCGGGCAAGTCCTCGCTCGCCTTCGACACCATCTACGCCGAAGGCCAGCGGCGCTATGTGGAGTCGCTGTCGGCCTATGCCCGCCAGTTCCTCGAGATGATGCAAAAGCCCGATGTCGACCACATCGAGGGGCTGTCGCCGGCGATCTCCATCGAGCAGAAGACGACCTCGCGCAACCCGCGCTCCACCGTCGGCACGGTGACCGAGATCTACGATTACATGCGCCTGCTGTGGGCGCGCATCGGCGTCCCCTATTCGCCGGCCACGGGCGAGCCCATCACCGCCCAGACGGTAAGCCAGATGGTGGACCGGCTGATGGCGCTGGACGAGGGCACGCGGCTCTACCTGCTCGCCCCCATCGTGCGCGGGCGCAAGGGCGAGTACCGCAAGGAGCTGAAGGAGCTGCAGCGCCGCGGCTTCCAGCGGGTGAAGATCGACGGCGGCTTCTACGACATCGAGGAAGCGCCCGCCCTCGACAAGAAATTCAAGCACGAGATCAGCGTCGTCGTGGACCGGATCGTCATCCGGGAAGGCCTCGAGACGCGGCTGGCCGACAGCCTGGAGACGGCGCTGGAGCTGGCCGACGGCCTGGCGGTGGCCGAGTTCGCCGATCCCGGGCCCGACGGCCGGCCGCGCGAGCCGATCCTGTTCTCCGCCAAATTCGCCTGTCCGGTATCCGGGTTTACGATCGAGGAGATCGAGCCGCGGCTGTTCTCCTTCAACAGCCCCTACGGCGCCTGCCCGGAATGCGACGGGCTGGGCGTGAAGCTCGTCTTCGATCCCGAGCTCATCGTCCCCGATCCCGACAGATCTCTGCGCGATGGCGCGATCGATCCCTGGAACCGCGGCATCGTCGCCTACTACCGCCAGCTCCTCGAATCCCTCGCCTCCGGCTTCGGCATCGACCTCGACCGCCCCTGGCGGGAGCTGCCCGAGGAGCAGCGGCGGCTGATCCTCGAGGGTTCGGGCGACGAGGCGGTCACCTTCCGCCTCAACGACGGCCGGCGCAGCTTCCGCGTCACCCGCCCCTTCGAGGGGGTGATCGCGCATCTCGAGCGCCGCTGGCGCGAATCCGAGTCCGCCTGGATCCGCGACGAGATCTCCCGCTACCAGGTCGAGCACGTCTGCCCGGCCTGCGGCGGCCACAGGCTGAAGCCCGAGGCGCTGGCGGTGAAGATCGCGGGCCGGCACATCGGCGAGGTGACGGCGCTCTCGGTCAAGGACGCGCTCGCCTGGTTCGCGGCGCTGCCGGACCGGCTGTCCGAGAAGGAGCGGGCGATCGCCGACAAGGTGCTGCGCGAGATCGGCGAGCGGCTCGGGTTCCTGCAGAACGTCGGGCTGGAGTATCTGACCCTTTCGCGCGCGGCCGGCACGCTGTCCGGCGGCGAGGCGCAGCGCATCCGGCTCGCCTCCCAGATCGGCTCGGGGCTGACCGGGGTGCTCTACGTGCTGGACGAGCCCTCCATCGGCCTCCACCAGCGCGACAACGCGCGGCTGATCGCGACGCTCGAGCGGCTGCGGGACCTCGGCAACACGGTGATCGTGGTGGAGCATGACGAGGAGGCCATCCGCGCCGCCGACCACATCGTCGACATGGGCCCCGGCGCCGGCGAGCATGGCGGCGAGGTGGTGGCCCAGGGCACGCTTTCCGACATCATGGCCGCTCCCCGCTCGCTCACCGGCGCCTATCTCGCGGGCCGGCGGGAGATTCCCGTGCCGGCCGAGCGGCGCCCCGCGGACGGGCCGCGGCTCGTGCTGCGCGGGGCGCGGGCCCACAATCTGAAGAACATCGACGTCGCGATACCCCTGGGCTGCTTCGTCTGCGTGACGGGCGTCTCGGGATCGGGCAAGTCGACGCTCATCAACGAGACGCTCTACAAGGCGCTCGCCCGCCAGATCATGGGCGCGCGCCGGGTGCCGGCGGAGCATGACGCGATCGAGGGGCTGGAGCATCTCGACAAGGTCATCGACATCGACCAGAGCCCCATCGGCCGCACGCCGCGCTCGAATCCGGCCACCTACACCGGGGCGTTTACGCCGATCCGGGAATGGTTCGCCGGTCTGCCGGAGGCGAAGGCGCGCGGCTACAGGCCGGGGCGCTTCTCCTTCAACGTCAGGGGCGGGCGCTGCGAGGCCTGCCAGGGCGACGGCGTCATCAAGATCGAGATGCATTTCCTGCCGGACGTCTATGTGACCTGCGACCAGTGCAAGGGCGCGCGCTACAACCGCGAGACGCTGGAGATCCGCTACCGCGGCAGATCGATCGCCGACGTCCTCGACATGACGGTCGAGGAGGCCCACCGCTTCTTCGAGGCGGTGCCGGCGATCCGCAACCGGCTGGAGATGCTGGAGCGGGTCGGGCTCGGCTACATCCGCGTCGGCCAGCAGGCGACGACGCTATCAGGCGGCGAGGCGCAGCGGGTCAAGCTCGCAAAGGAGCTCTCGCGGCGCGCGACGGGCCGCACCCTCTACATCCTCGACGAGCCGACGACGGGCCTGCATTTCGAGGACGTGCGCAAGCTGCTCGAGGTGCTGCAGGCGCTCGTCGACCAGGGCAACACGGTGCTCGTGATCGAGCACAATCTCGACGTCATCAAATGCGCGGACTGGATCATCGATCTGGGGCCCGAGGGGGGCGATGCGGGCGGGCGCATCGTCGCGGAAGGCACGCCGGAAGACGTGGCCCGCGTGGCCGAAAGCCACACCGGCCGCTATCTCGCGCGCATCCTCTCGCGCACCGCCGCCCCCGCCCACAGCGCGGCGGAGTAG
- a CDS encoding hydrolase 1, exosortase A system-associated yields the protein MTVAPCARQRPLLWEWEGRRIVGMLHLPADGRTPALAALLLPGGAQTRSGAGRGLLALARTLAACGVPALAFDWAGQGDSEGGVVPFDRRGPQIACARRALARATGLARHVLLGICDGASAALIHAGEEDPAPGLAGLVLVNCWMRDDDLAPPRGWFGLALARRLARNRRAAGGDGVLRPGAPGGPGGLPGLLASLRHARAREEGRLEARLRRAAAQCPAPILWVIARTDPTGRDALVRLRHPRWRTVAPGRGDRRLLLGGDDHGLLDPRSRLAVASALLRMAEPGGVPAAPRPA from the coding sequence ATGACGGTGGCGCCCTGCGCCCGTCAACGGCCTCTCCTGTGGGAATGGGAGGGCCGGCGGATCGTCGGCATGCTGCACCTGCCGGCGGATGGACGGACGCCGGCCCTGGCCGCCCTTCTGCTGCCCGGCGGCGCGCAGACGCGCAGCGGCGCGGGCCGGGGCCTTCTCGCGCTCGCCCGCACGCTCGCCGCCTGCGGGGTGCCGGCGCTCGCTTTCGACTGGGCGGGCCAGGGCGACAGCGAAGGCGGGGTCGTGCCCTTCGACCGCCGCGGTCCCCAGATCGCCTGCGCCCGCCGGGCGCTTGCCCGGGCCACCGGCCTCGCCCGCCATGTCTTGCTCGGCATCTGCGACGGCGCGAGCGCCGCGCTGATCCATGCCGGTGAAGAGGATCCCGCACCGGGTCTCGCCGGCCTCGTGCTCGTCAACTGCTGGATGCGCGACGACGATCTCGCCCCGCCGCGGGGCTGGTTCGGGCTCGCGCTCGCCCGCCGCCTCGCGCGGAACCGGCGCGCCGCCGGCGGGGACGGCGTGCTGCGGCCCGGCGCCCCGGGTGGACCGGGCGGGCTGCCGGGGCTGCTCGCGAGCCTGCGCCATGCGCGCGCGCGCGAGGAAGGCCGGCTCGAGGCGCGGCTGAGACGGGCGGCGGCGCAATGTCCGGCGCCGATCCTGTGGGTGATCGCCCGCACCGATCCGACGGGACGCGATGCGCTGGTGCGGCTGCGGCATCCCCGCTGGCGGACCGTTGCGCCCGGACGCGGCGACCGCAGGCTGCTGCTCGGCGGCGACGACCACGGCCTGCTCGATCCCCGCAGCCGCCTCGCGGTGGCATCCGCGCTGCTGCGGATGGCCGAGCCGGGCGGCGTCCCGGCCGCCCCGCGCCCGGCTTGA
- a CDS encoding acyl-CoA ligase (AMP-forming), exosortase A system-associated yields the protein MPRRSASPPDPWLPPRLLHELPLLAARRDGAAPALVAAGRRLTYAELAEEIAAWTGRLAAAGVGPGARVVVWLDKRVETVAALFAAPALGAIAVPANPALKAPQLAHILADCAPRVLVTAAPRLAALTTEGWAPPGGLAVILVDEAADQPGVRPALPHGVETAPAMIFYTSGSTGRAKGVVVSHRNLLAGAESVAAYLGNRQDDRLLGVLPLSFDYGFSQLTTAFLVGASVVLMDFLLPRDVLRTIAGERITGLAGVPGLWAQLARLDWPAAARGLRYITNSGGRMPRAVLERLRALLPGTRIHLMYGLTEAFRSTTLPPEEVDRRPDSIGRAIPNAEIAVVDEAGRPVPPGTPGELVHRGPTVALGYWNDPVRTAERFRPWPLAGPHPLDGERAVFSGDLVVADADGFLTFLGRRDAMIKSGGYRISPEEVEEAAYGVPGVAAAAAFGVPDELLGEAVVLLVEPEGSMPAGEAAALVEAVRQAAHHHLPAWMQPRVVALAPFALPRSPNGKLDRIAARRLWLEAAREEPA from the coding sequence GTGCCCCGCCGATCCGCGAGCCCGCCCGATCCGTGGCTGCCGCCGCGGCTGCTCCATGAGCTGCCGCTCCTTGCGGCGCGGCGCGACGGCGCGGCCCCGGCGCTGGTCGCGGCCGGCCGGCGGCTCACCTATGCGGAGCTGGCCGAAGAGATCGCCGCCTGGACGGGCCGGCTCGCGGCCGCGGGCGTCGGGCCGGGCGCGCGCGTCGTGGTGTGGCTCGACAAGCGCGTGGAGACGGTGGCGGCGCTGTTCGCCGCCCCGGCGCTCGGCGCCATCGCGGTGCCCGCCAACCCGGCGCTGAAGGCCCCGCAGCTCGCCCACATTCTGGCGGATTGTGCGCCCCGCGTGCTCGTGACCGCGGCGCCGCGCCTTGCCGCGCTCACCACCGAGGGCTGGGCGCCGCCCGGCGGGCTCGCCGTCATCCTGGTGGACGAGGCCGCCGATCAGCCGGGTGTGCGGCCGGCGCTCCCGCACGGCGTGGAGACGGCGCCGGCGATGATCTTCTACACCTCGGGCTCGACGGGCCGCGCCAAGGGCGTGGTGGTGAGCCACCGCAACCTGCTGGCGGGAGCCGAATCGGTGGCCGCCTATCTCGGGAACCGGCAGGACGACCGCCTGCTCGGGGTGCTGCCGCTCAGCTTCGATTACGGCTTCTCGCAGCTCACGACCGCCTTTCTCGTCGGGGCCTCCGTCGTGCTGATGGATTTTCTGCTGCCGCGCGACGTCCTGCGCACCATCGCCGGGGAGCGCATCACGGGGCTGGCCGGCGTGCCCGGCCTGTGGGCGCAGCTCGCCCGCCTCGACTGGCCGGCCGCGGCGCGCGGCCTGCGCTACATCACGAACTCCGGCGGCCGCATGCCGCGCGCGGTGCTGGAGCGGCTGCGCGCCCTGCTGCCCGGCACCCGCATCCATCTCATGTACGGGCTGACCGAGGCCTTCCGTTCGACGACGCTGCCGCCCGAGGAGGTCGACCGCCGCCCCGACTCCATCGGCCGCGCGATCCCCAATGCCGAGATCGCGGTGGTGGACGAGGCGGGCCGGCCCGTGCCGCCCGGCACGCCCGGCGAGCTGGTGCACCGCGGGCCGACGGTGGCGCTGGGCTACTGGAACGATCCCGTGCGCACGGCCGAGCGCTTCCGCCCCTGGCCGCTGGCCGGTCCCCATCCGCTCGACGGCGAGCGGGCGGTGTTCTCGGGCGATCTCGTGGTCGCGGATGCCGACGGCTTTCTCACCTTCCTCGGCCGGCGCGATGCGATGATCAAGTCGGGCGGCTACCGCATCAGCCCCGAGGAGGTGGAGGAGGCGGCGTACGGCGTCCCGGGCGTCGCCGCGGCCGCCGCCTTCGGCGTGCCGGACGAGCTGCTGGGCGAGGCCGTCGTGCTGCTCGTCGAGCCGGAGGGCTCGATGCCGGCCGGCGAGGCCGCCGCTCTCGTCGAGGCCGTGCGTCAGGCCGCGCACCATCACCTGCCGGCCTGGATGCAGCCGCGCGTGGTCGCCCTTGCGCCCTTTGCGCTGCCGCGCTCGCCGAACGGCAAGCTGGACCGGATCGCGGCCCGCCGGCTGTGGCTCGAGGCCGCAAGGGAGGAACCGGCGTGA
- a CDS encoding pyridoxal-dependent decarboxylase, exosortase A system-associated, with amino-acid sequence MSGDHHGATHPARRFGWRDGVLLIGGRPVTALYRAAGNRPFYAYDAGIIRARVAELRRHLPQGVALHYAVKANGFAPVLGLMAGLVDGFDAASAGEIAALVAAGVAGARISFAGPGKGADEIAAAMAAGVRIVIEDPGELDDIAAARRRLGWERPVPLAVRINPPFALKRAGLRMGGEATAFGIAPGDLGALLARARALGLQIDGIHVFAGSQILDGAALAESHRRAALLVRELAQAHGLDPGWVNLGGGYGIPYVAGERPLDLAAAAKGLADARAILGGSGGGRHVAIELGRFLVGEAGVYVMRVLRVKTVHGRRILVTDGGLHHHLAATGNFGQVLHRAFPLALATRMPEGIAAGSGDGGGRESVTITGRLCSPLDVFARDVSLPPAGSGDLIAIFQSGAYGFEASPQAFLAHPPPRRFLLGR; translated from the coding sequence GTGAGCGGCGATCACCACGGCGCCACACATCCCGCCCGCCGCTTCGGCTGGCGCGACGGCGTGCTGCTGATCGGCGGCCGGCCGGTGACCGCGCTGTATCGGGCCGCCGGCAACCGGCCCTTCTATGCCTACGACGCCGGGATCATCCGCGCGCGGGTGGCGGAGCTGCGCCGCCATCTGCCGCAGGGCGTCGCTCTCCACTATGCCGTCAAGGCCAACGGGTTCGCCCCGGTGCTGGGGCTGATGGCGGGGCTCGTGGACGGCTTCGATGCGGCATCCGCCGGCGAGATCGCGGCGCTCGTGGCGGCGGGCGTCGCGGGCGCGCGCATCAGCTTCGCCGGGCCCGGCAAGGGGGCGGACGAGATCGCGGCCGCAATGGCCGCCGGCGTGCGGATCGTGATCGAGGACCCGGGCGAGCTCGACGACATCGCCGCCGCCCGCCGGCGCCTCGGCTGGGAGCGGCCCGTGCCGCTCGCCGTGCGCATCAACCCGCCGTTCGCCTTGAAGCGCGCCGGTCTGCGCATGGGCGGCGAGGCGACGGCATTCGGCATCGCGCCCGGGGATCTCGGGGCGCTGCTCGCGCGCGCGCGCGCGCTCGGGCTTCAGATCGACGGCATCCATGTCTTCGCCGGGTCGCAGATCCTGGACGGGGCCGCGCTCGCCGAAAGCCACCGCCGCGCGGCGCTCCTCGTCCGCGAGCTGGCGCAAGCCCACGGGCTCGACCCCGGCTGGGTCAACCTCGGCGGCGGCTACGGCATCCCCTATGTGGCGGGAGAGCGGCCGCTCGACCTTGCGGCCGCCGCAAAGGGGCTCGCGGACGCGCGCGCGATTCTGGGCGGCTCCGGCGGCGGGAGGCATGTCGCCATCGAGCTCGGCCGCTTTCTGGTCGGCGAGGCCGGGGTCTACGTCATGCGCGTGCTCAGGGTGAAGACGGTGCACGGCCGCCGCATCCTCGTGACCGACGGCGGGCTCCATCACCACCTCGCCGCCACGGGCAATTTCGGCCAGGTGCTGCACCGTGCCTTTCCGCTGGCGCTGGCGACCCGCATGCCCGAGGGGATCGCGGCCGGGTCGGGTGACGGGGGCGGGCGCGAGAGCGTCACGATCACGGGGCGGCTGTGCAGCCCCCTCGACGTCTTCGCCCGCGATGTCTCGCTGCCGCCGGCGGGATCCGGCGATCTCATCGCCATCTTCCAGTCCGGCGCCTACGGATTCGAGGCGAGCCCCCAGGCCTTCCTCGCCCATCCGCCGCCGCGGCGCTTTCTGCTCGGCCGATGA